CCACAGCTTGAGCGTGCTCAGTTAGTTGAAATTCGCAAAACGTTGGATGGTGCTTACCGTTCTTTTTCTCGTGAATATGGCGATACAATCGAAGGTCTCTTCGATCCTCTTCTTTCTTTTCTTATCTGGTTCGAAAAACTCTTACTCGCTACACCTTGGTGGATAGTGATTGCCGTATTGGCTGCCATTGCCTTTGTTGCAAGTCGATCGTGGAAATTATCACTCGGTGTCGTGTTGTCTTTTGGTTTCATTGGTGTGTTTGGTATGTGGGATAATACCATGCGAACCATGAGTATTATTTTAGTCTCTACGATGGTTGCCATAGGGATCGGGATACCGATAGGTATTGCCATGGCACGTTCTGAGAAGGTTCAACGGGTTGTCACACCATTACTTGATGTGATGCAGACGATGCCTGCCTTTGTTTATTTGATCCCCGTTGTTATGTTACTCGGTCTTGGTAAAATTCCAGGCTTAATCGCTGTTGTTATTTATTCTGTTCCACCAGTGATCCGCTTAACTAATCTTGGTATTCGTTTGGTTGATGAAGAAGTGCTTGAGGCAGCCACAGCCTATGGCGCAAGCCCAATGCAGCGCTTATTTGGGGTGCAGATCCCACTGGCAATGCCAAATATTATGGCAGGGATAAACCAAACCATCATGATGGCACTTGCTATGGTTGTTATCGCTTCAATGATAGGTGTGAAAGGGTTAGGTCAGCCAGTACTAAAATCGATTACCAACCAGTATTTCACCCTAGGTTTATTAAACGGCTTAGCGATTGTTGCACTCGCAATTATCTTTGATCGTATATCGCAAAGCTATGCTAAACGTACACAGCAACACTTAGGAGGTCGATCATGAGTTCATTATCAAAGCAGGATCCCCTCATTAGGGTTAAAAACCTCTATAAAGTGTTTGGTCCCAAAGCAAACAAAGTTGTTCAACAAGTGAAAGATGGTGCATCTAAAGATGACATTTTAGCGAAAACTGGTCATACCGTTGGTTTAAGCGATATCAACTTAGATATTTACCCAGGTGAAATCTTTGTGATTATGGGCCTATCGGGTTCTGGTAAATCAACTCTGATCCGCCACTTTAATCGCTTGATTGATCCAACTGAAGGAGTCATTGAAATTGAAGGGACAGATGTTATGTCACTCAATGAAAAGCAGCTTCAGGATTTTCGCCGTCATAAAATGTCGATGGTTTTTCAACGCTTTGGTTTAATGCCACATCGCACGGTTTTACAAAATGTTGGTTACGGTTTGCAAGTACAGGGACTGAGTAAAAGTGCATGGCAAGCCAAAGCGAAAGAGTGGTTAGCGACTGTTGGTTTGACGGGATATGAAAATAGCTATCCTGTAAACCTTTCTGGTGGTCAGCAACAACGTGTTGGTTTAGCTCGTGCCCTGTGTACTGATGCTGAAATTCTATTAATGGATGAAGCATTTTCTGCACTTGATCCTCTGATCCGTAGTGAAATGCAAGATCAGCTTATTGAGTTACAAGAAAAGTTACACAAAACAATAGTCTTTATTACCCATGATTTAGATGAAGCATTACGTTTAGGCGATCGCATTGCTATTTTACGAGATGGGGTATTAGTGCAGCAGGGTAAACCTGTTGATATTTTATTAAACCCAGCCGACGACTATGTCGAAGCTTTTGTTAAGGACGTTAACCGTGCACGTGCACTGACGGTTGAAACGGTCATGAAGCCACAAGTTGTTCGTATCTCTTCTGAAACGATTGGCGAAGCTGTTGCTGAAATGCGTAAAGTAAAAGAT
This genomic window from Photobacterium angustum contains:
- a CDS encoding ABC transporter permease, which translates into the protein MSDKSWLTEFPQLERAQLVEIRKTLDGAYRSFSREYGDTIEGLFDPLLSFLIWFEKLLLATPWWIVIAVLAAIAFVASRSWKLSLGVVLSFGFIGVFGMWDNTMRTMSIILVSTMVAIGIGIPIGIAMARSEKVQRVVTPLLDVMQTMPAFVYLIPVVMLLGLGKIPGLIAVVIYSVPPVIRLTNLGIRLVDEEVLEAATAYGASPMQRLFGVQIPLAMPNIMAGINQTIMMALAMVVIASMIGVKGLGQPVLKSITNQYFTLGLLNGLAIVALAIIFDRISQSYAKRTQQHLGGRS
- a CDS encoding quaternary amine ABC transporter ATP-binding protein; this encodes MSSLSKQDPLIRVKNLYKVFGPKANKVVQQVKDGASKDDILAKTGHTVGLSDINLDIYPGEIFVIMGLSGSGKSTLIRHFNRLIDPTEGVIEIEGTDVMSLNEKQLQDFRRHKMSMVFQRFGLMPHRTVLQNVGYGLQVQGLSKSAWQAKAKEWLATVGLTGYENSYPVNLSGGQQQRVGLARALCTDAEILLMDEAFSALDPLIRSEMQDQLIELQEKLHKTIVFITHDLDEALRLGDRIAILRDGVLVQQGKPVDILLNPADDYVEAFVKDVNRARALTVETVMKPQVVRISSETIGEAVAEMRKVKDDFAYYVDNQGYQGVITQEKLESVKESDYANAIDASMLEDVPAVSTDALLETVIPETLDSDHPLPVVDADGQVTGRLSRSTLAEVLSDHANDAASEKNVEVIKKVESKVA